The following proteins come from a genomic window of Gimesia sp.:
- a CDS encoding GntP family permease encodes MELSAWVIVIILAGVTIVVGGVLFFRLHAFLALLAGAICVGVLTPAQQIEETALRKNKFKILEVTPDNQKIVIEIEKAGMLQPGMLLMIMGGEQPGVPLIPIAETEVARVTSEFTKDSQRMIIADLKVRDDSASREIRLDDFAITPADYKAAIKAGQQSVGERVAAGFGSTCAKIGILIALAAIIGMCLLESGAAERIVRSAINFVGEKLAPVAFMASGFLLAIPVFFDTVFYLLIPLGKAMRFRTGKNYLLYVLAIVTGGTMAHSLVPPTPGPLFVAEQLGVDIATMIMGGMIVGSIAAIFGLAYATLINKHCELPFRDSADVTQADLERLSNSQLEDLPSLWLSLAPILLPVIMIAGSTLLKFKSISDQISPEIQDLIMTLGNKNIALGIAAVIALATLVRQKKSSLGELSESIQASLSTGGVIILITAAGGAFGGVLQQTGVSFLIESLPDVSPLMLVTLAFLITTAIRTAQGSSTVAMITTVGILGGIAESATLGFHPVYLALAIGCGSKPLSWMNDSGFWVIGKMSGMTEGETLKFITPMTALMGVVGFIVVLLGVSFFPMA; translated from the coding sequence ATGGAACTAAGCGCTTGGGTGATCGTGATTATTTTAGCCGGGGTGACCATCGTCGTCGGTGGCGTCCTGTTTTTTCGTCTGCATGCCTTCCTGGCATTGCTGGCAGGAGCCATTTGTGTAGGTGTCTTGACGCCCGCTCAGCAGATCGAGGAGACAGCCCTCCGCAAAAACAAGTTTAAAATCCTCGAAGTCACTCCCGACAATCAGAAGATTGTCATCGAGATCGAAAAGGCCGGGATGCTGCAGCCCGGCATGTTGCTGATGATCATGGGGGGCGAGCAGCCCGGGGTTCCGCTGATTCCCATTGCCGAGACCGAGGTGGCCCGGGTGACCTCCGAGTTTACTAAAGACAGCCAGCGGATGATCATCGCTGACCTCAAGGTGCGGGATGACAGCGCGAGCCGTGAGATTCGCCTCGACGATTTTGCGATCACCCCTGCCGACTATAAGGCGGCCATCAAAGCAGGGCAGCAGTCGGTCGGCGAACGGGTGGCCGCGGGTTTCGGATCGACGTGTGCCAAGATCGGCATCCTGATCGCTCTGGCGGCCATCATCGGCATGTGCCTGCTGGAGAGCGGCGCCGCCGAGCGGATTGTCCGCTCAGCCATTAATTTCGTGGGTGAGAAGCTGGCTCCCGTTGCCTTCATGGCCAGCGGATTTCTGCTGGCGATTCCCGTCTTCTTCGATACCGTGTTCTACCTGTTGATTCCCCTCGGTAAAGCCATGCGATTTCGCACCGGCAAAAACTACCTGCTCTACGTGCTGGCGATTGTGACTGGAGGCACGATGGCGCACTCCCTGGTACCTCCCACTCCCGGGCCGCTATTTGTAGCGGAGCAACTGGGAGTCGACATCGCCACCATGATCATGGGGGGCATGATTGTTGGCAGTATCGCGGCCATCTTCGGTCTGGCTTATGCCACCCTGATCAACAAGCACTGTGAACTCCCCTTTCGCGATTCGGCTGACGTCACACAGGCCGATCTCGAAAGACTTTCCAATAGCCAGCTCGAAGATCTCCCCTCACTCTGGCTGTCACTGGCACCCATCCTGCTGCCGGTGATAATGATTGCCGGGTCCACACTGCTGAAGTTCAAGTCCATCAGCGACCAGATTTCTCCGGAGATTCAGGATCTGATCATGACGCTGGGAAATAAAAACATCGCGCTGGGTATTGCTGCGGTGATCGCCCTGGCGACGCTGGTGCGACAGAAAAAATCTTCGCTGGGCGAACTTTCCGAATCGATTCAGGCATCCCTCTCCACGGGTGGTGTGATTATTCTGATCACCGCTGCCGGCGGAGCCTTCGGGGGCGTCCTGCAGCAGACAGGTGTCAGCTTTCTGATTGAATCACTGCCCGATGTCTCTCCCCTGATGCTGGTCACGCTGGCCTTTCTGATCACGACGGCCATCCGCACTGCCCAGGGATCATCGACCGTGGCCATGATTACCACCGTGGGAATTCTGGGCGGGATTGCGGAATCCGCAACGCTCGGTTTTCATCCGGTTTATCTTGCTCTGGCGATTGGCTGTGGTTCCAAGCCTCTTTCCTGGATGAACGACAGCGGTTTCTGGGTCATCGGTAAAATGAGTGGCATGACCGAGGGAGAGACTCTGAAATTCATTACCCCCATGACGGCCCTGATGGGCGTCGTCGGATTCATTGTCGTCCTGCTGGGAGTCTCATTCTTCCCCATGGCCTGA
- a CDS encoding DUF1549 domain-containing protein has protein sequence MMSFSIKRTAQLVSFLLLTLSVPLCHSSTFAATKKQSRVSESELAAKVDALIEGELKKSGITPAPLASDEDFLRRVTFDLAGRMPTTSEVLLFGLDSTPDKRQAVIEELLKSDDYGVNWARYWRDVIYLRATDMRARLNEAQFVDWMTTQLNENKSWQEITTDLLTASGDVRENGSTALIFAHEGDPAELAAETSRIFLGIQIQCANCHDHPTDKWKRKDFHELAAFFPRVRVRPVRDSTPRTFEVVSMNQGNEFARRVQMLKNPEFLFRSYDRNRDGKLTQQEVQRTRMARGFEQLVSRADTDGDKALTADELKSMPLPENTQRFMSEYYMPDLNDPTSMGQVIQPVLFVGTKAPEGLDDLERREVLSKFLTSQANPWFSRAIVNRMWSEMLGEGFYMPIDDIGPERSAVYPEVLDALAQGFTASGYDLKWLCRTITNTRAYQRKMQKRVEGQLQTPFAAQLPTRLRGDQIFTAITQVFGVDDLQADRSAGNRRYQRSRSARGQFSSLFTFDPSTSQDEITGDVPQALFMMNSEALNGMLGANRSTKLAQIARDYPENKAAIQELYLLTLSREPSAKELEICEDYFQQAERRETALEDLMWSLLNSSEFITKR, from the coding sequence ATGATGAGTTTTTCCATCAAACGCACGGCACAACTTGTGAGTTTTCTCCTACTTACATTGTCGGTCCCATTATGCCACTCTTCGACTTTCGCAGCAACAAAGAAGCAGTCGCGAGTCTCCGAATCAGAGCTGGCTGCCAAGGTTGACGCGCTGATCGAAGGGGAGCTGAAGAAATCAGGAATCACCCCGGCCCCCCTGGCCAGTGATGAGGATTTCCTCCGCCGGGTTACTTTTGACCTGGCCGGCAGAATGCCCACGACTTCCGAAGTGCTGCTGTTCGGCCTGGATTCGACTCCCGACAAACGACAGGCCGTGATTGAGGAACTGCTCAAGTCGGACGATTACGGGGTGAACTGGGCCCGCTACTGGCGGGATGTGATTTACCTCCGCGCCACCGACATGCGGGCTCGACTGAATGAAGCCCAGTTTGTCGACTGGATGACCACACAGCTGAATGAGAACAAGAGCTGGCAGGAGATCACGACCGATCTACTGACGGCCTCTGGTGACGTACGGGAAAACGGCAGCACGGCGTTGATCTTCGCGCATGAAGGGGATCCGGCTGAGCTCGCTGCAGAAACCTCGCGTATCTTTCTGGGAATCCAGATTCAGTGTGCCAACTGTCACGATCACCCGACCGACAAATGGAAGCGGAAAGACTTCCACGAGCTGGCGGCCTTCTTCCCCCGCGTGCGGGTGCGTCCTGTACGGGATTCGACACCACGTACGTTCGAGGTGGTATCGATGAATCAGGGCAACGAGTTTGCCCGCCGGGTACAGATGCTGAAAAATCCCGAGTTCCTGTTCCGCTCTTACGACCGCAATCGCGATGGCAAGCTGACCCAGCAGGAAGTGCAGCGGACCCGGATGGCGCGCGGCTTCGAACAACTCGTTTCCCGCGCTGATACAGATGGTGACAAAGCGCTGACAGCAGACGAACTGAAGAGTATGCCTCTGCCGGAAAACACGCAACGGTTCATGAGCGAATACTATATGCCCGACCTGAACGATCCGACATCGATGGGTCAGGTGATCCAGCCGGTCCTGTTCGTAGGCACCAAAGCCCCCGAAGGCCTGGATGACCTGGAACGTCGTGAAGTGCTCTCGAAGTTTTTAACCTCGCAGGCGAACCCCTGGTTCTCACGGGCCATCGTGAACCGGATGTGGTCGGAAATGCTGGGCGAAGGATTTTATATGCCCATCGATGATATTGGTCCTGAGCGGAGTGCCGTCTACCCTGAAGTACTCGATGCTCTGGCTCAGGGCTTTACCGCCAGCGGCTATGATCTGAAGTGGCTCTGTCGGACGATTACCAATACCCGGGCGTACCAGCGAAAAATGCAGAAGCGGGTTGAAGGACAGTTACAGACGCCCTTCGCGGCCCAGCTTCCGACTCGCCTGCGAGGCGATCAGATTTTCACAGCCATCACGCAGGTGTTCGGCGTGGATGATCTGCAGGCCGATCGCAGTGCCGGCAACCGACGCTACCAGCGCAGCCGTTCGGCCCGGGGACAGTTCAGCAGTCTGTTTACATTCGATCCATCCACTTCGCAGGATGAAATCACCGGGGATGTTCCCCAGGCACTGTTCATGATGAATTCCGAAGCCCTCAACGGCATGCTGGGAGCGAATCGGTCGACGAAACTCGCCCAGATCGCCCGCGACTATCCCGAGAATAAAGCGGCCATCCAGGAACTGTATCTGCTCACACTCTCACGAGAGCCGAGCGCGAAAGAACTGGAGATCTGCGAGGACTACTTCCAGCAGGCTGAACGGCGTGAGACTGCCCTGGAAGACCTGATGTGGAGTCTGCTCAACTCGAGTGAATTTATCACCAAGCGTTGA
- a CDS encoding DUF1501 domain-containing protein, with protein MSLYHQQHVQAGRHGFSRRSFLRNVSLGAMAAGTLSFHDLMSVSAEELRKQGRSMILLWMSGGPSQFETFDPKPGTSSAGDKAPIQTAVSGIEISEEWKETAKVMQELALIRSMTNKEGNHQRATYQMHTGYIPSGSVKHPSLGSNIVREIGNRELEIPSIVSVGATNGAGFLGVDYEPFNVSNPGSIPNNVAATVPDQRYQKRLGLLGRLDTEFASRGGEVVVKNHSKIYNKASAMVLSPQTKVFDLSEEPDTLRRQYGENNFGKGCLLARRLVEAGSSFIEVRSNGWDNHFDISESITQRSQEVDAGMATLISDLKQRGMLDRTLVVWMGEFGRTPKINARNGRDHYPRVFSAALAGGGVKGGQVIGSSTKDGSAVQDRPVTVTDLFCSICQSLNVNPKKENMSPLGRPMKIVDGGEVVQELFS; from the coding sequence ATGAGTCTTTATCATCAACAGCATGTTCAGGCCGGCCGTCACGGATTTTCCCGACGGAGCTTCTTACGCAACGTTTCCCTGGGTGCCATGGCTGCAGGCACGCTGAGTTTTCACGATCTGATGAGCGTCTCCGCGGAAGAGCTCCGCAAACAGGGACGTTCGATGATCCTGCTCTGGATGTCCGGCGGACCCAGCCAGTTTGAAACCTTCGATCCCAAACCAGGAACTTCCAGTGCCGGTGATAAGGCACCGATCCAGACCGCTGTCTCAGGCATTGAGATTTCCGAAGAATGGAAAGAGACCGCGAAGGTCATGCAGGAGCTCGCCCTGATTCGCTCGATGACCAACAAGGAAGGGAATCACCAGCGTGCGACCTACCAGATGCACACCGGCTACATTCCTTCCGGCAGTGTCAAACATCCCAGCCTCGGCTCCAATATTGTTCGTGAGATTGGCAACCGGGAACTGGAGATTCCGTCGATTGTTTCAGTTGGTGCCACCAACGGGGCAGGCTTCCTGGGCGTCGATTATGAACCGTTCAACGTCAGCAATCCGGGGAGCATTCCCAACAACGTGGCTGCCACCGTTCCTGATCAGCGGTATCAGAAACGGTTGGGTCTGCTGGGACGCCTGGATACGGAATTTGCCAGCCGGGGTGGTGAAGTGGTCGTCAAAAACCACAGTAAGATTTATAACAAAGCCTCAGCCATGGTTCTGAGCCCGCAGACCAAAGTCTTCGACCTGAGCGAGGAACCGGATACCCTGCGTCGCCAGTACGGTGAGAACAACTTCGGTAAAGGCTGTCTGCTGGCCCGTCGGCTGGTCGAAGCGGGATCGAGCTTCATCGAAGTCCGCTCCAACGGCTGGGACAACCACTTCGATATTTCCGAGTCGATCACACAGCGTTCCCAGGAAGTCGACGCCGGCATGGCGACCCTGATTTCAGATCTGAAACAGCGGGGCATGCTGGATCGCACGCTGGTCGTCTGGATGGGTGAATTCGGGCGTACCCCGAAAATCAATGCCCGCAACGGACGCGACCATTATCCGCGTGTCTTCTCCGCAGCACTGGCGGGTGGGGGCGTCAAAGGGGGACAGGTCATCGGATCTTCCACCAAAGACGGCTCTGCGGTTCAGGATCGTCCGGTTACCGTAACAGACCTGTTCTGTTCGATCTGCCAGTCACTGAATGTGAACCCGAAGAAGGAAAACATGAGCCCGCTGGGACGTCCGATGAAGATCGTCGACGGCGGCGAAGTGGTTCAGGAACTATTTTCCTGA
- a CDS encoding alpha-amylase/4-alpha-glucanotransferase domain-containing protein — MGCRLRLVLVIHNHQPVGNFEGVFEESYQNSYQPFLDVLSEYPDIPFSLHTSGSLMEWMVEAHPEYIDRVRGLAESGQVEILGGPFYEPILAGIPKSDRIGQIKAYTEYLKKLFGTPIRGMWVPERVWEQSFVSDLVDAGMEFTLLDDSHFSAAGVRAEKMHGYYLSEDEGRLLKIFPDNETLRYQIPFTDPVETIHYLKQIADHHPHSVVVFGDDGEKFGAWPGTYDHVYRDGWLRRFLDLLRQNSDWLKVTTLGESVDTVSPMGSCYLPDASYREMNEWALSSERQLELSHLKDKFAEDEEFDRLKPYLRGGFWRNFRVKYSELNEMYSRMLLVSSRLQSLEATGVDAEDLPILHEARTELYRAQCNCPYWHGAFGGLYLPHLRNAIFKHLISADSLLEKINHRDNNWLEVEAADFNLDARKEIRLASHRLVSFLSPAHGGHLYELDIRGAKHNLLATLCRRPEPYHGIIRKAAQEQAQGGQNGDDIGKIHNAVRFKQPGLEQKLQYDNTPRKSLMDHFYQPGVDLDTVINGGGELGDFVEGVYLSSVRRTDDECDVRMSRKGHVGPYEVEVTKTVSLSKSAAGTLVVHYELSNLPTEVPLHFGVEFNFAGMAAGASDRYYYNHMGKQLGQLESKLDLEKLDRIGLVDEWLGLDAALDLSSPASIWTFPIETISQSEGGYELVHQSSVVIPHWEFVADDEGRWSVTITLSLDTSAAQAKALSEAAASGA; from the coding sequence ATGGGCTGTCGACTTCGGCTCGTATTAGTCATTCACAACCATCAGCCAGTCGGGAATTTTGAAGGCGTTTTTGAAGAATCCTATCAAAACAGCTATCAGCCATTTCTCGATGTCTTGTCAGAATACCCGGATATCCCCTTTTCACTGCATACCTCAGGCAGCCTGATGGAATGGATGGTGGAAGCCCATCCGGAATACATCGATCGCGTCCGCGGTCTGGCAGAATCCGGACAGGTGGAAATTCTGGGGGGACCCTTTTACGAACCCATCCTGGCCGGGATTCCCAAGTCTGACCGTATCGGCCAGATCAAAGCCTACACCGAATACCTCAAGAAGCTCTTCGGGACACCGATTCGCGGCATGTGGGTTCCAGAACGCGTCTGGGAACAGTCCTTTGTGTCTGACCTGGTCGACGCGGGTATGGAATTCACGCTGCTCGACGATTCGCACTTCAGTGCCGCCGGCGTCCGAGCGGAAAAAATGCACGGCTACTACCTGTCGGAAGACGAAGGTCGCCTGCTGAAAATTTTCCCCGACAACGAAACACTCCGCTACCAGATTCCCTTTACCGATCCGGTCGAGACGATTCACTACCTGAAACAGATCGCCGACCATCATCCGCATTCGGTTGTCGTCTTTGGTGACGACGGAGAAAAATTCGGCGCCTGGCCCGGAACCTACGATCACGTCTACCGGGATGGCTGGCTGCGACGTTTCCTCGATCTGTTGCGTCAGAACAGTGACTGGCTCAAAGTGACCACGCTGGGCGAATCGGTCGACACCGTCTCCCCCATGGGCAGCTGCTACCTGCCCGATGCCAGCTATCGGGAAATGAACGAGTGGGCGCTCTCTTCCGAGCGGCAACTTGAACTGTCGCACCTCAAAGATAAATTTGCTGAAGACGAAGAATTCGATCGTCTCAAACCATACCTGCGGGGCGGCTTCTGGCGTAACTTCCGCGTGAAGTATTCAGAGCTCAACGAAATGTATTCGCGGATGCTGCTGGTCAGTAGTCGTCTGCAGAGCCTGGAAGCCACCGGAGTCGACGCAGAGGACCTGCCGATCCTGCACGAAGCTCGGACTGAACTCTACCGCGCTCAATGTAACTGCCCGTACTGGCATGGTGCGTTCGGCGGTTTGTATCTGCCTCACCTGCGAAATGCGATCTTCAAGCATCTGATCTCAGCAGATTCGCTGCTGGAAAAGATCAATCACCGAGACAACAACTGGCTGGAAGTCGAAGCTGCTGACTTCAACCTGGATGCCCGTAAAGAAATCCGACTGGCCAGCCATCGCCTGGTGAGCTTCCTCTCACCTGCGCATGGCGGTCATCTGTATGAACTGGATATCCGCGGTGCCAAACACAACCTGCTGGCCACACTCTGTCGGCGTCCCGAGCCTTACCACGGCATCATCCGCAAAGCGGCTCAGGAACAGGCACAGGGCGGTCAGAATGGTGACGACATCGGCAAGATCCATAACGCCGTCCGCTTCAAACAGCCGGGGCTCGAACAGAAACTGCAGTACGATAATACGCCCCGCAAGTCGCTGATGGATCACTTCTATCAGCCGGGTGTGGACCTCGATACCGTGATCAATGGTGGTGGTGAACTGGGCGACTTCGTCGAAGGCGTCTACCTGAGTTCGGTACGCCGCACCGATGACGAATGCGATGTCCGCATGAGCCGTAAAGGGCACGTGGGACCGTATGAAGTCGAAGTCACCAAGACAGTGTCTTTAAGCAAGTCTGCTGCCGGAACGCTGGTCGTCCACTATGAACTGTCGAACCTGCCCACCGAAGTGCCCCTGCATTTCGGCGTCGAATTCAACTTCGCCGGCATGGCTGCAGGCGCCAGTGACCGTTACTACTACAACCACATGGGCAAGCAACTCGGACAACTGGAGTCAAAGCTGGACCTGGAGAAGCTTGATCGCATCGGTCTGGTTGACGAATGGCTCGGACTGGATGCGGCCCTCGATTTATCATCGCCCGCCAGCATCTGGACCTTCCCCATCGAAACGATCAGCCAGTCCGAAGGGGGCTACGAACTCGTCCATCAGAGTTCAGTCGTCATCCCGCACTGGGAGTTTGTTGCCGACGATGAAGGACGCTGGTCGGTCACAATCACACTCTCACTGGATACGTCCGCCGCTCAGGCGAAGGCGCTCAGTGAAGCAGCCGCTTCCGGCGCCTGA
- a CDS encoding DUF4921 family protein, which yields MSEIRTDPLTGLTTIFAPERAKRPIAIKSSQGDEDQSAEQIASDPFAEGKEDETEPELFAVRAPGSKPDGPGWSLRVVDNKYPALTPVSTPGSEHDSFGVHEVIVECPHYETHISRLDLASFQNMFHAYRTRLRVHRQNPRLQYAIIFKNQGVLGGASLGHAHSQLMVSHVIPEALHREIETAQQYQAEQGTSLFEQLASHPVLVTEHFDLICPYASRFAFETWLIPRSRGTHYDHSTDEELEDLAAITRRVLKALETILGSHDLNFVIQTPPFPTGDDVGYTWTLRIYPRLAHLAGFELASQMYVNPVFPEQARKLLQRELAKEQS from the coding sequence ATGTCTGAAATTCGTACCGACCCGCTGACCGGGTTGACGACCATCTTTGCGCCGGAACGGGCCAAACGTCCCATCGCCATCAAGAGCAGTCAGGGCGACGAGGACCAGAGTGCAGAGCAGATCGCCTCCGATCCCTTTGCTGAGGGGAAGGAAGATGAGACAGAGCCTGAACTGTTCGCTGTCCGCGCACCCGGATCCAAACCCGACGGCCCCGGCTGGAGCCTGCGGGTGGTGGATAACAAATATCCCGCTCTCACACCCGTCTCGACACCCGGTTCCGAACACGATTCGTTCGGCGTGCACGAAGTCATTGTGGAATGCCCACACTATGAAACGCACATTTCCCGGCTGGACCTCGCCAGCTTTCAGAACATGTTCCACGCCTATCGTACCCGACTGCGCGTGCATCGGCAGAACCCCCGTTTGCAGTATGCGATCATCTTCAAAAACCAGGGAGTCCTGGGAGGCGCCTCACTTGGCCACGCCCATTCGCAGTTGATGGTCAGTCACGTGATTCCCGAGGCACTGCACAGAGAGATTGAAACCGCACAACAGTATCAGGCAGAGCAGGGGACCTCGCTGTTCGAGCAGCTGGCTTCTCACCCGGTTCTCGTGACCGAACACTTTGATCTGATCTGCCCCTACGCCAGTCGGTTCGCTTTTGAAACCTGGTTGATTCCCCGTTCCCGCGGTACGCACTATGACCACTCTACAGATGAGGAGCTAGAAGACCTTGCGGCAATCACGCGACGGGTGCTCAAGGCACTGGAGACGATTCTGGGCAGCCACGATCTGAACTTTGTCATTCAGACGCCCCCGTTTCCGACGGGAGACGACGTCGGGTACACCTGGACGCTGCGCATCTATCCCCGGTTGGCCCATCTGGCGGGTTTCGAACTCGCCTCCCAGATGTACGTCAATCCGGTCTTCCCCGAACAGGCCCGGAAACTGCTCCAGCGGGAACTCGCGAAAGAGCAGTCATAA
- the glgA gene encoding glycogen synthase GlgA encodes MKIVVASSEAIPFAKTGGLADVASALSKALADAGHEVSLFLPCYPQSIAKRGLNLDDFELCPEKVTISVGSKEVEARLRKTGFPGSSATVYLVEQARYFDRPELYHEGGRDYQDNCERFIFFSRAVMEFTKKLNLSPDIIHANDWQTGLIPALLNIEYEDQPGFEKTAAVYTIHNMAFQGQYWHWDMLLTGIDWKYFNRHQMEFFGQLNLLKTGIVFSDMVTTVSPTYAKEIRTEQFGYGLHGVLDSHADRLVGILNGVDTTDWNPEIDSHIAANYSAQTVTEGKPRCKAALQERMGLPQKPDVPLLGAISRMTDQKGFSLILDAAENLLATDVQLVILGTGDPYHETSFSELARRFPDKVSTLIGFDEILAHQIEAGLDIFLMPSQFEPCGLNQMYSLIYGTVPIVHEVGGLADSVVDASDTNLENGTANGFSFWHFDATVLYRQMRRAIDMYNDKPTWQQLMQNGMTRDWSWKHSAQNYLSVYQQALSFRANSTESVSASS; translated from the coding sequence ATGAAAATCGTCGTAGCGAGTTCCGAAGCGATTCCTTTTGCCAAAACGGGCGGACTGGCTGATGTTGCCTCCGCGCTGTCCAAGGCACTGGCGGACGCCGGGCACGAGGTGAGCCTGTTTTTACCCTGCTACCCGCAGTCAATCGCGAAGCGGGGCCTCAATCTGGATGATTTCGAACTCTGTCCGGAAAAAGTAACGATCTCGGTCGGCAGCAAGGAAGTCGAAGCCCGTCTTCGCAAAACCGGATTCCCCGGTTCCAGCGCAACGGTTTACCTGGTCGAACAGGCCCGCTATTTTGATCGCCCCGAACTCTACCACGAGGGCGGTCGGGATTATCAGGATAACTGCGAACGCTTCATTTTCTTCAGCCGCGCTGTGATGGAGTTCACTAAAAAGCTGAACCTCTCACCAGACATTATCCATGCCAACGACTGGCAGACCGGTCTGATCCCGGCGCTGCTCAACATTGAGTATGAAGACCAGCCCGGCTTCGAAAAGACCGCCGCCGTCTACACGATTCACAACATGGCCTTCCAGGGGCAGTACTGGCACTGGGACATGCTGCTCACCGGAATCGACTGGAAATACTTCAACCGCCACCAGATGGAATTCTTCGGCCAGTTGAACCTGCTCAAAACAGGCATCGTCTTCTCCGACATGGTAACAACGGTCAGCCCTACCTATGCGAAGGAAATTCGAACCGAGCAGTTCGGCTACGGTCTGCACGGCGTTCTCGATTCCCACGCCGATCGGCTGGTGGGCATCCTCAACGGCGTCGATACGACCGACTGGAATCCCGAGATCGATTCGCACATCGCCGCGAATTATTCCGCACAGACGGTCACAGAAGGCAAGCCTCGCTGTAAAGCAGCACTGCAGGAACGGATGGGACTCCCCCAGAAACCCGACGTTCCACTCCTGGGGGCCATCTCCCGCATGACCGATCAGAAAGGGTTCTCTCTGATTCTGGATGCCGCCGAAAACCTGCTGGCCACAGACGTGCAACTCGTCATCCTGGGAACGGGAGACCCGTACCACGAGACCTCCTTCAGCGAACTGGCACGACGATTTCCCGATAAGGTTTCCACGCTCATCGGCTTTGACGAAATCCTGGCCCACCAGATCGAAGCCGGCCTGGATATCTTCCTGATGCCCAGCCAGTTTGAGCCCTGTGGTTTGAACCAGATGTATAGCCTGATTTATGGCACAGTCCCCATCGTGCATGAAGTCGGCGGTCTGGCAGATTCCGTCGTGGATGCCTCCGACACCAACCTTGAAAACGGAACCGCGAACGGTTTTTCCTTCTGGCACTTTGATGCGACCGTACTGTATCGACAGATGCGACGTGCCATCGATATGTACAATGATAAACCGACCTGGCAGCAACTGATGCAGAATGGCATGACCCGGGACTGGTCCTGGAAGCATAGCGCTCAGAACTACCTCTCAGTCTATCAGCAGGCGCTTAGTTTTCGTGCGAATAGTACTGAATCAGTTTCCGCCTCGTCTTAA
- a CDS encoding ATP-binding protein, whose protein sequence is MNDHSVLKNQPESTDQPPAPSAESEAAAPVPLAPPPKIHHDAFTWELPAEEITLRIRWFGLCVGYVLVNFVGNDAAIQVPQLNWILTLGAIYALADTWFSFRGKVFLGEWPLTISVMEALFIGLLCHYDTGLNSPFRFYYLLSLIVCSIRHSPLIAYVTLALHLLSYTTLLFPLQNAPPDWLTQILLMVVWMGWVAWASIAFSSLVKRTSLELSVANEQLKQNQELLEDRIARRTSDLQESQALLIQQEKHAAFGLLAAGIAHEVGNPLAGISSLVQLLNRHNNDEYTNKRLDEVDAQLRRIQRILRELIDFSRPATTERNRCYINEVITESLNIAKYYKRKKGKKIITRFAENLPPVQLVRDQLVQVFLNLILNAMDATEEGQSIEITTEARDGQILISVHDNGEGIQEVDKEKLFRPYFTTKSKGTGLGLFVCRNILEHSNTGTIRIDDTVSEGAKFVVALYCEEVKDLGEIPPGPAQEMKFVTT, encoded by the coding sequence ATGAATGATCATTCAGTTCTGAAGAATCAGCCCGAATCGACAGACCAGCCACCGGCTCCGTCTGCCGAGAGCGAAGCTGCTGCGCCGGTTCCCCTGGCACCTCCTCCCAAGATCCACCACGATGCCTTTACCTGGGAACTGCCAGCCGAGGAGATTACGCTGCGAATCCGCTGGTTTGGATTGTGCGTCGGGTATGTGCTGGTCAACTTTGTGGGCAACGATGCTGCGATTCAGGTGCCCCAGCTGAACTGGATTCTGACCCTGGGGGCGATTTATGCCCTCGCGGATACCTGGTTCAGCTTTCGAGGCAAAGTCTTTCTGGGCGAATGGCCGCTCACCATTTCCGTGATGGAAGCACTGTTTATCGGCTTGCTCTGTCATTACGACACCGGGCTGAACAGTCCATTCCGCTTTTATTACCTGCTCTCGCTGATCGTCTGTTCGATCCGGCATTCGCCGCTGATTGCTTATGTCACGCTGGCACTGCATCTGTTGAGCTACACGACGCTGCTGTTCCCTCTGCAAAATGCCCCACCGGACTGGCTGACCCAGATACTGTTAATGGTCGTGTGGATGGGTTGGGTCGCCTGGGCCAGTATTGCGTTTTCCAGCCTGGTGAAACGGACGAGTCTGGAACTCTCAGTCGCCAACGAACAACTCAAACAGAACCAGGAACTGCTGGAGGACCGGATTGCCCGGCGGACCAGTGATCTGCAGGAATCTCAGGCGCTGTTGATTCAGCAGGAGAAACATGCTGCCTTTGGTCTGCTGGCAGCGGGGATTGCGCACGAGGTCGGGAACCCGCTGGCGGGTATCAGTTCGCTCGTCCAGTTACTGAACCGGCACAATAATGACGAATACACGAACAAGCGACTGGACGAAGTCGACGCACAACTGCGGCGGATCCAGCGTATTTTACGCGAGCTGATCGATTTCAGCCGACCGGCGACAACAGAGCGGAACCGCTGCTACATCAATGAAGTGATCACGGAATCGCTGAATATCGCCAAGTATTATAAGCGGAAAAAGGGGAAGAAGATCATCACGCGGTTCGCGGAGAATCTGCCCCCCGTGCAACTGGTACGTGATCAGCTGGTGCAGGTGTTTCTGAACCTGATTCTGAATGCGATGGACGCCACCGAAGAGGGACAGTCGATTGAAATTACGACTGAAGCACGGGACGGACAGATCCTGATCTCGGTGCACGACAATGGTGAAGGCATCCAGGAAGTGGATAAGGAAAAACTGTTCCGCCCCTACTTCACGACCAAGTCTAAGGGAACGGGACTGGGGCTGTTTGTCTGTCGTAATATTCTGGAACATTCCAATACAGGCACAATCCGAATTGACGATACCGTAAGTGAAGGGGCGAAATTCGTTGTTGCCCTGTACTGTGAAGAAGTAAAAGATCTGGGCGAAATTCCTCCGGGGCCGGCCCAGGAAATGAAATTTGTGACTACCTGA